The Punica granatum isolate Tunisia-2019 chromosome 4, ASM765513v2, whole genome shotgun sequence sequence TTCTTTAGAATTCAAATAATGATGTTGTTAGTTTAGACAGAAAAATCATGTTAACTGTCAGCTACATTAAAATCTTTTATCTTTTGATTCTTTTGTTCCTGCTTTCCCGTGGTTGTTGTGTAATTGTTAATCAATGTTGTTGGAAATCTTTGGTGGTCTATGCTTGATAGTGTATCTTCTATGCACTGCTTCTGTTACtgatttttgaatatttattaGGAAGGGAGTTGCTTGAATGTGATGAGAAACAGAGAGAAGAAGTAGCATaactcttaaaaaaaaaaaacaaaaagaagtaCTAGAGTTCTTGGCATTTCCCAGGCAAACATAAATGGCTTCTGCCCGCATGGGTAATGGAGGAGCTGGCAGTTCCAGGTCCGTTAATGGTTTTAAGAGTTCATCCAGTTCAGTTGATTGGCTTAGCAGAGAGATGCTTGAGATGAGACTGCAGGATAAGGTGGACCATGATGAGGATAGGGTGAGCCTCTTCATCTTAAGCATGTACTTTACATTTTCTCAGCGTTATACAAGCCTTTGCTTTTCCTGTCCCTTCTACCTTGAATCCAGCTCACAATTAAAGATTCTGCATGACGGTTATAATCAACTTTTGTTCAAGGGCAGTATTTAATGCTATTGAACGTTGTTTCTGTTGCAGGAGAGTGAGACAGATATAGTTGATGGTGTGGGCGCTGAAATAGGGCACGTGATAAGAACTACTGTTGGTGGCAGAAATGGTCAATCTAGGCAGGTTCGATAGAACAATAGAAATATCCAATTGTTTCCAGTGAAGATTCACCTTATTTATAGGCGAGGATCTACAGCTTTTGCAATTTTTGTTTCTGTGTACTACAGGCGGTCAGTTATATAGGGGAACATGTGGTCGGAACAGGATCTTTTGGAGTTGTTTTCCAAGTAAGTCCGTCCACTGCTTTTAATCCAGTGCAGTTTGGTTTCACTCCTtttgttatataaattttatggCTTCAATTTGACTATTATATGCAGGCAAAATGTAGAGAAACTGGAGAAATCGTTGCTATTAAGAAAGTTCTCCAGGACAAGAGATACAAGAATAGGGAATTACAGATTATGCAGATGCTGGACCATCCTAATGTCGTGGCATTGAAACATAGTTTCTTCTCAACAGACAAAGAAGAGCTGTATCTTAATCTTGTGCTGGAATTTGTTCCGGAAACTGTTCACCGTATTGCAAGGAACCACAGTAGGATGAATCAGAGAATGCCTTTAATATATGTCAAACTATATACGTATCAGGTAAGGAGTAAATTCCCAGTTATATATTTTGCTTTCTCCTGGTTTATACGcggtatatatatgtgtgtcaCATGCCTGTGGAATTGGGTACTCCTCTATTTAGTGAGTTGCTAACTTTGAGAAGCATCCTGTATGAGATATTTATAGGGCTAGACTCTTCTTTCTAACGAACTGCTTTATTGAAATATTGTCAATGCAGATTTGCAGGGCACTTGCTTACATACATAACTGCATTGGTATTTGTCACAGAGATATCAAGCCTCAGAACTTGCTTGTGAGATCTCGGTCTTCTCTGTCTTGGACTTAATGCTTAATTCTGCACCGATTCTCATGGCAAGCTAACTCTATGTTTCCAGTATGCTTGGTCATGTGACTCATGTTTTTCCTCTTGCCAGGTGAATCCTCATACCCACCAGTTGAAACTTTGTGATTTTGGAAGTGCTAAAGTGCTGGTTTGTACTGATTTAACCTTTTCTTCTGAACAGTTTATGTTTGATTTTACTTCTTTGGGAAgtgagttttggttttccATTCCATTTAGGTCAAAGGGGAACCTAATGTTTCATATATCTGCTCAAGATACTATCGTGCTCCAGAACTAATATTTGGTGCCACTGAGTACACAACAGCTATAGACATATGGTCAACAGGTTGTGTCATGGCAGAATTACTTCTAGGCCAGGTGGTCCTTGGCTTCTCTAATATGCATATGAGTACTTCTGTTGAACTCCAGAAATTTCTTGTTCTAACTAAACTTCTCAACAGCCTCTATTTCCGGGAGAAAGTGGAGTCGACCAACTAGTTGAGATCATTAAGGTaattatgtttttattttttttctatagtaATGATCAACTGAATCCATTTCCTTATTATGAGTGAGATATGCTGAGCCCTATATGTGAGGGCAAGGGTAGCCTtggaaatttaaatttcttattaGCCTTGAATTGTTCAAACTGAAAGTGAAAGTAAATCCTCTGATAGTGAGATGTGAGCCTAAAATTTGAGTCTTGtgatttacctttttttttctttttttattttttcttttaaagagTTATAGATAACTACATATTTTATGTATCCTTTTTGGAATGGAAGCATGAGTTTTTTTGAAGTCTCTTCTTTTCTGCATTTGAAGGATGAGAAACCTGTGACTTCAGAGTCATTAACAAAATTTCAACCAAATTCCCTCAGGTTGACCTTAGTATCTGTTATGTGTTTCTGCATCATGGTTTTATCCCTTGGGAAAATCACAATTCGATGAATGGGATGAATTTGTGCTCTCTCAGATTATATatgaagaattaaaattgCCTTTACACCCACACACAAATatctattaaatatatttttcactgAGGCTCTGCAATGAAATAGAGAAGAATGAAAAGAGTCATAATGCACAGAGTTATATTCAAAATCTTTCAGGTTTTGGGAACACCAACGAGGGAGGAGATAAAGTGCATGAATCCGAATTACACAGAATTTAAGTTTCCTCAGATAAAGCCTCATCCATGGCACAAGGTACGTTGGTTCAAGTATTACTCCTTTGATGCTTTTCTTAAGGTATCTTCGTTTTAAAGACTATAACTTTATCAGTCTTATCATATTTCATTGCTTGACCATGTTCGCTTTACAAGTTTATCTTCCATCCTTTAGGATATTAGAAAAGGTAGTAGAGTAAGTCGAACCATACACCTAGAGTGCACCTTCCTATCGAAAAAGAGTTTATAAAAACTGGAACTTTCTAAaagtttcatttttcaaaagatTTATTCATATCTTTCATTTGCCCTTTGCAATAGATAAGGGGCGTAGAACAAACTGACAATATTCTCCTTTGCCAGGTCTTTCAAAAGCGGCTACCTCCAGAAGCAGTTGATCTTGTCTGTCGGTTTTTCCAATATTCCCCGAACTTGCGCTGCACTGCTGTATGTTCTCACTTGCTATTTCTCCGCTTTACTAATATTAAAAGgaattatcattttctttttgttgctCCCTTCTCTGTCATTTATAAGTGAAGTATCATCTTCTGAAGCTCTTTTTGTGGTGTTGTAGTTGGAAGCTTGTATTCACCCCTTCTTTGATGAACTGAGGGATCCAAACACTCGCCTTCCTAATGGCCGCCCTCTTCCACCCCTCTTTAATTTTAAGCCCCAAGGTATGATCCATCCTCACATCGTTACAGAATCTTGTTAGTTGTAGCATGACTGACATAAAACCTACCAGCTTAGATATATGTACAGTAAGTGAGTATGGATATACTTCTACGTGTTATTGGTATAACTCTATTGGGAAAAGTTCTCCAAAGCATATGATCCAGAAATGACAGAATTTGTAAACTTCGGACTGTATGATGATTTTGAAAGTCTTGAGATCTGTTGTTTGCTTTGCATGGTAGTTCTTCGTGACTACAGTTACCCTTTGAATCAACGAGATTATTTTTAACCTGTCATATGAACTTTCTTTCTTCATTCCTTACATCCTCATTTATCTTTGTTACTTtggttcattttctttttttttcctggacAGAACTCACGGGCATACCCCCAGATATCGTGAGCCGACTCATACCAGAGCATGCTCGGAAACAGAACCTGTTCATGGCTCTTCATGCCTAAGATTACCGATCTTTCTTGCTTCTGCAGTGCTCTCCCATCCTCTGCCGTGCCTCCTGATTCTCAATCTCCAAAATCCCAGATTCTCTTCTCATGAAGAATCATACTACCATCTTGCCAGGTAAAAAAGGAAcaaagaaaacgaaaatgtTACTGGAGACATCCATGCTGTTGAGTCAGCGTTTTGGCGAAAATGTACTTGtttttatgtctatatattatatagtgaTAAGCTATTATGTATATGTGGTGCTGTGATCCGAGATAGCCGCAGCGGAGCCTTTACTTACTCCGTGTTAAAAAGTTTGTTATATCCGTATTCGCAGCAATTCTGCCGGAGAACTTTCTATGTTACAGCAAAACTTCTTTATCTCGATATGGAAATTTTCCTCACATACACAAGTTAATTTCTTTACTGTTACCGCAATCTCAGAAAACATACGTGTGTCAGTAATGGGATGGTGATGGAATGAGTCGTGACCTCTCCTGCATAAAATATTCAGCATCTGTTAGAAGCTTAtagattatttattaatattaacatatcggtattttttttactcggtcagattttattattaagtCAATTAATGCATTGATATCAATAGTCAACTGCTCTGGATCTTGGATCTTGAATGAACCCTACCATCCCAATTTCACTTACAAAATATTGGATGAGTAATACACAGTAAAGTGACTATGTAAAATTTCACTCTGGAATAACGCGTATTTAGTAAAAAGGAGAGAGTTGTGTAATGGAATTTGTCATTCGAGAGTAAGTTTTATATGATCACTTGATTATGTACTACTCGctcaatattttttcaatttcgcTTCTTCCTATAATCGTCTATCAAATCGATATCTTTTAAATAAAGAGGGAATTCGGTGTACCACGTTACTTTTCACTCATAAATATGAGAAAAACCGGATCTGGTGCTAATCCTGATTTGCATTAGCTACTTGCGCGTCTTGGCATCGGTCTATCCACTGCCTATTGTTGTGCTACCATGTGGTAACGTATCATTCGTTAACATCTAGTTGAGAAGAAGCCCATTTATCAACCCACTTGAAGTTTGAATGTTAAAGTAGAAATCAAAGGGATGTGCCACCACAATCACGATTGTAATCTCTACTTGACCGATAAAAATCACTATGCAAGTAACCGATTAAAATCACTATAAAAATTACTGTCACTTAACGAATCTTTATTTGTGGCTCAGTACATGTAAAGCTTGGACGCTAACATTCTCCATCGCATGCCAACTGCCGAGTATACTCGAAATTTGTGCCTAGACGTGGAAGTCTCAAGTTCCACGTGATTTCTCAACTGTGATACTCCGAACTTGGATCAACCGATCTTATTTGCCAAGAAATCTTTTAGACGTTCACGACACAGTTCTGCATCATCTGATACTTCACCGCACTTCCCCCGACCGCAGTCCCTTTGCTTCTACTCCCTAAGGTGATGAATGCAGGGCACTTCACAACAATGTGGTAGCCCCCCGTTGTGATCCTCCCGACTCTCCATCTCAGCCGTCCGACCAACTTGATCATCACCAGTACCATCCCGTTCCCCTGATCTTGGCTCAGCGCAGCTGCATTGTACGGCGCGATTGGCACGGAGTAACCAAACAGGAACGGCGACCACACATCGACCTCCTTGTGACCCTgacacatacatacatgttCCGCTTCAACAGAGTCAATGACAGGATACTACACTCTTTGAGTAAAGATCTGATAATAGAGGTGCCTTGGTAGCATATACCGGACCTGGTACGACGGAGGGATCGCCGTGCGGAGCGTGATCTGCTGGTCCCTGTAAGAGGCATAAGCAACAAGCTTGTCATAGTATATGCCGAGGCGGGCATTGGGGTTGCGGCACACCACCGTCACTTGGAAGGTGACGTTGAGGAGGTACGGGTACGTGCCGACATTGAAGCCGTATACAGTGGCATCCTGGAGCACGAACGACGGCTTGTGGGGACGGAGCACGAACCAGAGGATGAGAGCAATGACGAGGATCACAAAGACAGCTGCCAGCGCACCAATGAGGGCCTTGCGACGGCAGCTGCTCTCACCGTGGTGGGGGCAGCTCTCGGTACCGTCATCCAACATCGACCTTGCTGGGATCGATCTCACAGTACAGATGCAGGAACCGAACTCCGGAGATGGCCGGGATGGGCGGAGGTGAGCGGTGGCGGAGGCGGAATGTGCACAGGCAGCAGGGTACACTAACTAATTAATATGAATGAAGATTGGAGGGCGACTCATcatgatatataataatacaaaCATTAATGGTCTGATCTCTCTCGATCATAGcgttctttcttttattatatatattttttcggttagtgttattatattttgaatttcatGGAGGCCATGCACGTCGGTGAGGGAGATTCCGGTTCTTGTCAACTGTGTGATTGCCTTCAAATAAAATAGTTCCATGCACGACTTTTTTAGTCACGTAGCCTTAATTAGGTCTCTGTTTTTCcactaattataataattgaaCTTGGATCTTGCACGTTTATTCCGATTATGCACCGCGCTACCGCTACGCTCTTATATTTCTGATTGGGTTACCATGCAATGGTGTGACTCGAGTTCAAAAAAgcttttaatataaaaaggaaCGTATCAACTGCACTTCACGGTGAATTTGATTCTTAATTTCCACTTAAGCACACACAGTAATTATCACAACTCACGTGAAACGACCCTTTTGCCAAGAGATTGATCGCGTACATAGTTTAACCGAATGTAAGTCTAATCTAACTATCTAAATGTTGAGTATGAAATATGAATGACTCTCTATTCAGATAGTTACTTACAATAGACATCAAGGAATTTGACTTGGTGGTAGTGTGTGTGGCCCCTATAATTTTCACCCAAGTTCAATCCTTGGAGTCCGGCCTCAAGCCCTAGATCAAGCTTGATTAGTTACTTTTAACTTGCCTGGGGAGATGGATTAAAATCGAGGTGCCCGCAAGTTGTCCTGAACACCGCCTAATGCGGCCGTAAATTATGGTAAAAAAAGGGGGTTACTGGACACCGTCGATGGCCGAGAGATTCAAAAGTTTAGCAACAATATAATATCTACTCTTTTCCCTGTTAGTtccgaaaaaaatattagctaggtattattaattcattttaagtAATAATCAACGAGAATGCTTATAAGTGAAAATCTATGCACTTGTTGTGGGatcaatttttcacttttagaCATTATAATTTGACATCACACAACCAAATGGCTGAATAATACTCACCGAATATTTACTTGGTAGTTCCTGCTAGTACACAACAATGCAGATGGATAAAATTCCTACTAATTCATTATTGTAGGCGTTTTTTTTTAACCCCCTAATTAATGGTAAAACGTCCATTCACAATCCTACATTAAAACATACACATCaatctcaaatcaaattatatttttttcatttttatcctatctttttcttctcacCTATTTTAATGAACTtaaattttatcattattttattgatttttttcctcaCCAGGCCCGCGCAACGGGTGAGAAAAAAGACCAGTTGATTAATTGATTTTCAATCCCTTCGCCTTGATGACTATGTGCGTGTTTCTCCAACTTCCTCAAATGCCTCCAGAATTGAACTGTAAACTAAAGAGTAATAATCAATGTAATTGCTTAAACCAAAGCATGGATAGCCTGCCCTTAACCCACCCGGAAAAAAATATCGGATCGAACCCACGGCCACGCCAGCTGATCCGGACACGACAAAATCAATCAATCTCTCAATCCTCctactgtttttttttttttttttttccttttaagaaGCTTCTTGAACGTTGATGCAGCTGAGCCCATAAGAAGAAGCAAAGCCTCTAGAAGGACTACAACTGTGTGGCCCACTCCACTCTATCCCTACGCTATCCGAATCAGACAGAGCCCTCGACTTCCAACTATCACGTGGGCCCCAGCCCACAACTCTACCGAACCACCTCGACCTTTCCAAACCGGGCAGCCCCAATCTACGGCCCCGATTCCACCATCTCCCCCCTCCCCGCTGCCCGTCCCCTCCCCCGGGCTGCCCGCCCGCGGATCGTTCTGGAACCCGCCACGCGCCACCCcccttccccccccccccccaacttTAATATAATTCCACCTATGCCCCTCCCCCGTCTCTCGTCGTATCACAGCTGCCGTACTGATCAAGCCAACACTGCTCTCTGCGTTCTGAATTCCTCTGCATTGCCTCTCCGGACATGGCTCCGTCCTCAGCCGCAGCCCAAATTCACTTCCCGGGCCTCGCCGGGCCGTCCCCCTGCTCGTCCTCGAAGACCCAGAGGGTGGGCCACCCTCCGCGGTCGGTCTTCTTCGGGCAGGCCCTCGGCTCGGCCTTAAAGGCCTCGCCTTTCTCGAAGCTCAACGCCGGCCGGAGCTCGAGACCGAGGAGGAGGCAGGCCGTGGGGCCCGTCACTGTGGTGTGCGAGAAGGTGGTGGGCATCGACCTTGGCACGACGAACTCCGCGGTGGCGGCGATGGAGGGAGGGAAGCCCACCATCGTTACCAACGCGGAAGGGCAGAGGACCACCCCCTCCGTGGTGGCATATACCAAGAACGGGGACAGGCTTGTCGGGCAGATAGCTAAGCGGCAGGCGGTGGTGAACCCGGAGAACACGTTCTTCTCCGTCAAGAGGTTCATCGGGAGGAAGATGTCGGAGGTGGACGAGGAGGCGAAGCAGGTGTCGTACAAGGTGGTCAGAGATGAGAACGGGAACGTGAAGCTCGAGTGCCCTGCTATCGGAAAGAGGTTCGCCGCGGAAGAGATCTCTGCTCAGGTATTTGTTGTGTTGCTCATTTGCTCCCTCTTTCTTCACCTTCATGTTGGGTTTTCTGTGGGAAATGCATTCGCATTGGATTCTCAGAGCAGAGCCCTGGACTTGGTAGTTAAGCTGTTAAGGTGCAGACGGGTAATTTTCCTGGAGAGATGATGTTGATAGTGGCATGTTGACGGAGGGTCTCCTTATCTGATTGCTGTCTTGTTCAAGCCGGACAATGgtgaagtttttatttttattaaggGACTGCAGGTTGGGTGCTGTTGCCAGTAACTCTGGACGACGTTGAATTGGAGTCCTGACAATCTAGGTTCCGGGTTACCGTGATCTAATGTTTGGGGCCGGTTTcaaatttgagatttttttcGAGCTGGTGGGCTGTATTGTATGATTGAGAGTTCTTTACATGGCATTTGGATTCGGTCTAGTTTTGAAGGTCTGCAGAGGAGATTTTCCATGCAGATGATTGGTTGTTCATCAAGAAGTTGTGGCAATAGACTTCGTAGAGAGATTATTACGATAACAATATAGTTGGACGGCTCCCAAGACTTGAATTCTTCTCAAATGATATGCAGAATTGAttatctctctcttctttctagacaaatttttttttcctgcttTCTCGACATTACATTTGATGTCACGACCAATGCTTTAATTTACCGTGGTGCAGGTGTTGAGGAAGCTTGTGGATGACGCTTCCAAGTTTTTGAACGATAAGGTCACGAAAGCTGTGGTCACAGTGCCAGCTTACTTCAATGATTCACAAAGGACAGCAACTAAAGATGCGGGTCGGATTGCCGGTTTGGAAGTTCTCCGGATCATCAATGAACCTACTGCTGCATCCCTGGCTTATGGGTTTGAGAAGAAGAACAACGAGACTATTCTTGTGTTTGACTTGGGTGG is a genomic window containing:
- the LOC116205103 gene encoding shaggy-related protein kinase kappa, with the translated sequence MASARMGNGGAGSSRSVNGFKSSSSSVDWLSREMLEMRLQDKVDHDEDRESETDIVDGVGAEIGHVIRTTVGGRNGQSRQAVSYIGEHVVGTGSFGVVFQAKCRETGEIVAIKKVLQDKRYKNRELQIMQMLDHPNVVALKHSFFSTDKEELYLNLVLEFVPETVHRIARNHSRMNQRMPLIYVKLYTYQICRALAYIHNCIGICHRDIKPQNLLVNPHTHQLKLCDFGSAKVLVKGEPNVSYICSRYYRAPELIFGATEYTTAIDIWSTGCVMAELLLGQPLFPGESGVDQLVEIIKVLGTPTREEIKCMNPNYTEFKFPQIKPHPWHKVFQKRLPPEAVDLVCRFFQYSPNLRCTALEACIHPFFDELRDPNTRLPNGRPLPPLFNFKPQELTGIPPDIVSRLIPEHARKQNLFMALHA
- the LOC116205491 gene encoding NDR1/HIN1-like protein 1, which codes for MLDDGTESCPHHGESSCRRKALIGALAAVFVILVIALILWFVLRPHKPSFVLQDATVYGFNVGTYPYLLNVTFQVTVVCRNPNARLGIYYDKLVAYASYRDQQITLRTAIPPSYQGHKEVDVWSPFLFGYSVPIAPYNAAALSQDQGNGMVLVMIKLVGRLRWRVGRITTGGYHIVVKCPAFITLGSRSKGTAVGGSAVKYQMMQNCVVNV